One part of the Leclercia sp. LSNIH1 genome encodes these proteins:
- a CDS encoding MFS transporter: MTDLPANVRWQLWIVAFGFFMQSLDTTIVNTALPSMAKSLGESPLHMHMVIVAYVLTVAVMLPASGWLADKVGVRNIFFTAIVLFTAGSLFCARAETLNELVMARVLQGVGGAMMVPVGRLTVMKIVPREQYMAAMTFVTLPGQVGPLLGPALGGVLVEYASWHWIFLINLPVGIIGAISTLMLMPNYKMQTRRFDLGGFFLLAAGMATLTLALDGQKGLGISSLALAGLVAIGVLSILWYLWHARGNDRALFSLTLFKNTTYRLGLLGSLAGRIGSGMLPFMTPVFLQIGLGFSPFHAGLMMIPMVLGSMGMKRIVVQVVNYFGYRRVLVASTLGLALVSLLFMGVALLGWYYVLPLVLFCQGMINSIRFSSMNTLTLKDLPDEQASSGNSLLSMIMQLSMSVGVTIAGLLLGLYGQHQLTADSAVVHQVFLYTYLSMALIIALPAFIFARVPDDTSKNVVIRRRKRSER, translated from the coding sequence ATGACGGATCTCCCCGCGAACGTTCGCTGGCAGCTGTGGATTGTCGCCTTCGGCTTCTTTATGCAGTCGCTGGATACGACTATCGTCAACACCGCCCTCCCCTCAATGGCGAAAAGCCTTGGGGAGAGCCCGCTGCATATGCATATGGTGATTGTCGCCTATGTGCTGACGGTGGCGGTGATGCTCCCCGCCAGCGGCTGGCTGGCGGACAAAGTGGGGGTGCGCAATATCTTCTTTACCGCCATCGTGCTTTTTACCGCAGGCTCCCTGTTCTGCGCCCGGGCGGAGACGCTCAACGAGCTGGTGATGGCCCGGGTGTTGCAGGGCGTCGGCGGCGCGATGATGGTGCCGGTAGGCAGGCTGACGGTGATGAAGATCGTCCCGCGCGAGCAGTACATGGCGGCGATGACCTTCGTGACCCTCCCCGGCCAGGTGGGGCCGCTGCTGGGCCCGGCGCTGGGCGGTGTTCTGGTGGAGTACGCCTCCTGGCACTGGATCTTCCTGATTAACCTGCCGGTGGGGATTATCGGGGCGATTTCCACCCTGATGTTGATGCCGAACTACAAAATGCAGACCCGGCGTTTCGATCTGGGTGGCTTTTTCCTGCTGGCGGCGGGGATGGCGACCCTGACCCTGGCGCTGGATGGGCAAAAGGGGCTCGGGATCTCCTCCCTGGCCCTCGCCGGGCTGGTGGCCATCGGCGTGCTGTCGATTCTCTGGTATCTGTGGCACGCCCGGGGCAATGACCGGGCGCTGTTCAGCCTGACGCTGTTTAAGAACACCACCTACCGGCTGGGGCTGCTCGGCAGCCTGGCCGGACGCATCGGCAGCGGCATGCTGCCGTTTATGACCCCGGTCTTTTTGCAGATTGGCCTCGGCTTTTCGCCGTTTCACGCCGGGCTGATGATGATCCCGATGGTGCTCGGCAGCATGGGGATGAAGCGCATTGTCGTGCAGGTGGTGAACTACTTCGGTTATCGCCGGGTGCTGGTCGCCTCCACCCTGGGGCTGGCGCTGGTGAGCCTGCTGTTTATGGGCGTTGCGCTGCTGGGCTGGTACTACGTTCTGCCGCTGGTGCTGTTCTGCCAGGGGATGATCAACTCCATCCGCTTCTCCTCCATGAATACCCTGACGCTGAAAGATCTGCCCGATGAGCAGGCGAGCAGCGGCAACAGCCTGCTGTCGATGATCATGCAGCTGTCGATGAGCGTGGGCGTGACGATTGCCGGGCTGCTGCTGGGCTTGTACGGGCAGCATCAGCTCACCGCCGACAGTGCCGTCGTCCATCAGGTATTCCTCTACACCTACCTGAGCATGGCGCTGATTATCGCCCTGCCAGCCTTTATTTTCGCCCGGGTTCCGGATGATACCAGCAAGAATGTCGTCATCAGGCGGCGCAAAAGGAGTGAAAGATGA
- the baeS gene encoding two-component system sensor histidine kinase BaeS: protein MKFWRPGITGKLFLAIFATCMVLLITMHWAVRVSFERGFIDYIKHGNEQRLQGLSDALAEQYALHGNWRFLRNNDRFVFQILRSLEHDTDSDRPGPGMPPHGWRTQFWVIDQEMRVLVGPRAPVPPDGTKRAITVNGAAVGWVIASPVERLTRNTDINFDRQQRQTSWLIVALSTLLAALATFPLARGLLAPVKRLVDGTHQLAAGNFSTRVDTRSQDELGKLAQDFNQLASTLEKNQQMRRDFMADISHELRTPLAVLRGELEAIQDGVRKFTPESVASLQAEVGTLTKLVEDLHQLSMSDEGALAYQKAPVDVINILEVASGAFRERFASRDLRIELSLPENAVVFGDRDRLMQLFNNLLENSLRYTDAGGALRIAGKCEEQRFTLTFADTAPGVTDDQLNKLFERFYRTEGSRNRASGGSGLGLAICVNIVEAHGGTLRAAHSPFGGVSITVELPLERDLSREA from the coding sequence ATGAAGTTCTGGCGACCGGGTATCACCGGCAAGCTGTTTCTGGCCATTTTCGCCACCTGTATGGTCCTGCTGATCACCATGCACTGGGCGGTGCGGGTCAGCTTTGAGCGCGGCTTTATTGACTACATCAAACACGGTAACGAGCAGCGTCTGCAGGGCCTGAGCGATGCCCTGGCCGAGCAGTACGCTCTCCACGGCAACTGGCGCTTTTTACGCAACAATGACCGCTTTGTCTTTCAAATCCTGCGCTCGCTGGAGCACGATACCGACAGCGATCGTCCCGGACCCGGCATGCCGCCCCACGGCTGGCGCACCCAGTTCTGGGTGATCGACCAGGAGATGCGTGTGCTGGTCGGCCCGCGGGCTCCGGTACCGCCGGACGGCACGAAGCGGGCCATCACCGTCAACGGCGCGGCCGTGGGCTGGGTGATCGCCTCCCCGGTCGAACGGCTGACGCGCAATACCGACATCAATTTTGATCGACAGCAGCGCCAGACCAGCTGGCTGATAGTGGCGCTCTCCACCCTGCTGGCGGCGCTGGCGACCTTTCCGCTGGCGCGCGGCCTGCTGGCCCCGGTCAAACGGCTGGTGGACGGCACCCACCAGCTGGCTGCGGGGAATTTTTCCACCCGCGTCGATACCCGCAGCCAGGACGAACTGGGCAAGCTGGCGCAGGACTTTAACCAGCTCGCCAGTACCCTGGAGAAAAACCAGCAGATGCGCCGGGATTTTATGGCGGATATTTCCCACGAGCTACGCACCCCGCTGGCGGTGCTGCGCGGCGAACTGGAGGCGATCCAGGATGGCGTGCGTAAGTTCACCCCGGAATCGGTCGCCTCTTTACAGGCGGAAGTGGGCACCCTCACTAAACTGGTAGAGGATCTGCATCAGCTGTCGATGTCCGACGAAGGGGCGCTGGCCTACCAGAAAGCGCCGGTGGATGTGATCAACATTCTGGAAGTCGCCAGCGGCGCCTTCCGGGAACGCTTTGCCAGCCGCGACCTGCGCATTGAGCTCTCGCTACCGGAAAACGCCGTAGTGTTTGGCGATCGCGACCGGCTGATGCAGCTGTTTAACAACCTGCTGGAAAACAGCCTGCGCTATACCGACGCGGGCGGCGCGCTGCGGATCGCCGGCAAGTGCGAAGAGCAGCGCTTTACGCTGACCTTCGCCGATACCGCCCCTGGCGTCACGGACGACCAGCTCAACAAGCTGTTTGAGCGTTTTTACCGCACCGAAGGCTCCCGCAATCGTGCCAGCGGCGGCTCCGGCCTGGGACTGGCGATCTGCGTCAACATCGTTGAAGCCCACGGCGGCACCCTCCGCGCCGCCCATTCGCCTTTTGGCGGGGTTAGCATTACAGTAGAGCTACCGCTGGAACGCGATTTATCGAGAGAAGCATGA
- the baeR gene encoding two-component system response regulator BaeR produces the protein MTELPIDENTPRILIVEDEPKLGQLLIDYLRAASYAPSLISHGDQVLPYVRQTPPDLILLDLMLPGTDGLTLCREIRRFSEVPIVMVTAKIEEIDRLLGLEIGADDYICKPYSPREVVARVKTILRRCKPQRELQVLDAESPLIIDEGRFQASWRSKLLDLTPAEFRLLKTLSHEPGKVFSREQLLNHLYDDYRVVTDRTIDSHIKNLRRKLEALDADQSFIRAVYGVGYRWEADACRIGG, from the coding sequence ATGACTGAGTTACCCATTGACGAAAACACACCCCGCATTCTGATTGTGGAGGACGAGCCTAAGCTTGGGCAGTTATTAATCGACTATCTGCGGGCGGCGAGCTACGCCCCGTCGCTTATCAGCCACGGCGATCAGGTCCTGCCATATGTACGCCAGACCCCGCCGGATCTGATCCTGCTTGACCTGATGCTGCCGGGCACCGACGGCCTGACCCTGTGCCGCGAAATCCGCCGCTTCTCTGAAGTGCCGATTGTGATGGTCACCGCCAAAATTGAAGAGATTGACCGCCTGTTAGGTCTTGAGATCGGTGCCGACGATTACATCTGCAAACCCTACAGCCCGCGCGAAGTGGTGGCCCGGGTGAAAACCATTCTGCGCCGCTGTAAACCGCAGCGTGAGTTGCAGGTGCTGGATGCCGAAAGCCCACTCATCATTGATGAAGGTCGTTTTCAGGCAAGCTGGCGCAGTAAGTTACTGGATCTCACCCCGGCGGAATTTCGTCTGCTGAAAACCCTCTCCCATGAGCCGGGGAAGGTATTCTCCCGCGAGCAGCTGCTGAACCACCTGTATGACGATTACCGGGTGGTGACGGACCGCACCATCGACAGCCATATCAAAAATCTGCGCCGCAAGCTTGAAGCGCTGGATGCCGACCAGTCGTTTATTCGCGCAGTGTATGGCGTGGGGTATCGCTGGGAAGCGGATGCGTGCCGGATTGGCGGGTGA
- a CDS encoding MerR family transcriptional regulator produces the protein MAFYSIGDVAERCGINPVTLRAWQRRYGLLKPQRSEGGHRQFDDDDLQRIEEIKRWIERGVPVGKVKALLDGDKAPEPGDWRVLREEMIATLRQVNPAKSRAQIAIFCQHHSVDALVDHVFIPVRATLRLDHATARAMGSLLDGILIEQAVTSLTESRAKAGRDALLIGWGIEDRTRLWLEAWRLSHRGWRINVFAEPLALPHPEFFPGQHILVWAGETLSDEQRQQLEHWQNQGYVITAHGAADAV, from the coding sequence ATGGCCTTTTACAGTATTGGCGATGTGGCAGAACGTTGCGGCATCAACCCCGTCACCCTGCGTGCATGGCAGCGTCGGTATGGCCTGCTAAAACCGCAGCGCAGTGAAGGCGGACATCGACAATTTGATGATGACGACCTCCAGCGCATTGAGGAGATCAAGCGCTGGATTGAGCGTGGCGTACCGGTTGGTAAGGTAAAAGCCCTGCTTGACGGGGATAAAGCCCCCGAGCCGGGAGACTGGCGCGTGCTGCGGGAAGAGATGATTGCCACCCTGAGGCAGGTCAACCCGGCAAAATCCCGCGCGCAGATCGCGATTTTCTGTCAGCACCACTCCGTGGATGCGCTGGTAGACCATGTATTTATTCCCGTGCGGGCCACTCTCCGTCTCGATCACGCCACCGCGCGGGCGATGGGCAGCCTGCTGGACGGTATTCTGATCGAGCAGGCGGTCACCAGCCTGACGGAGTCGCGTGCGAAAGCAGGCAGGGATGCGTTACTGATAGGCTGGGGTATTGAGGACCGAACCCGCCTGTGGCTGGAAGCGTGGCGCCTTTCGCATCGGGGCTGGCGCATCAACGTATTTGCTGAACCTCTGGCGTTACCCCATCCGGAGTTCTTCCCGGGCCAACATATTCTCGTCTGGGCAGGCGAGACATTATCAGACGAACAGCGCCAGCAGCTGGAGCACTGGCAAAATCAGGGGTATGTCATTACGGCACACGGGGCGGCTGACGCCGTCTGA
- a CDS encoding diguanylate phosphodiesterase codes for MLTTIIYRSHFRDDVPVTVLEDMVVAANVKNREAGVSGILLFTGKLFFQLLEGPEEKVRAIYRAICEDPRHHNVVELLCDYSRARRFGKYGMELFDLRHYDRHEVMQNVLDKGTTKYQMTYNDRALQFFRTFVEESEKENYFELPSGDHWVFVPDNDAPSVRALQGRLSNTCNFAFQPIIDPLAREIVSFEALIRTPDGESAQHWFEGLEGDAVYEADLKSKSVAFAMASELGLGEQSLSVNLLPMTLVNVPNAVNYLLQEIEANGLVAEQIVVEFTEHEVISRLDEFTGAVRELKAAGIGVAIDHFGGGFAGLLLLAQFQPDRIKINRDLIRDVHKSGPRQAIVLAIIKCCTALEILISAVGIEQPEEWMWLESAGVSQFQGHLFAHPELAGIPPVSWPEPREEVVR; via the coding sequence ATGCTCACTACCATCATTTACCGTAGTCATTTTCGTGACGACGTACCGGTTACCGTGCTGGAAGACATGGTTGTTGCAGCGAATGTAAAAAACAGAGAGGCCGGAGTAAGCGGCATTCTCCTGTTTACCGGCAAGCTCTTTTTTCAGCTGCTCGAAGGACCTGAGGAGAAGGTAAGAGCCATTTACCGCGCGATCTGTGAAGACCCGCGTCACCACAACGTGGTGGAACTGTTGTGCGATTACTCCCGCGCCCGACGCTTCGGCAAGTACGGCATGGAACTCTTCGATCTGCGCCACTATGACCGTCACGAGGTGATGCAAAACGTGCTGGATAAGGGCACCACAAAGTACCAGATGACCTACAACGACAGGGCGCTGCAGTTCTTCAGAACCTTCGTCGAGGAGAGTGAGAAAGAGAACTACTTTGAGCTGCCGTCAGGGGATCACTGGGTATTTGTCCCGGATAATGACGCTCCCAGCGTACGCGCGCTGCAGGGGCGTTTAAGCAATACGTGCAACTTCGCGTTCCAGCCGATTATCGACCCGCTGGCCCGTGAAATTGTCTCCTTCGAAGCCCTGATCCGCACCCCGGACGGGGAGTCTGCCCAGCACTGGTTTGAGGGGCTCGAAGGGGATGCTGTCTACGAAGCTGACCTCAAAAGCAAGAGCGTTGCTTTCGCGATGGCAAGCGAGTTGGGGCTGGGGGAACAGAGCCTGTCAGTGAACCTTTTACCGATGACGCTGGTCAATGTTCCCAATGCGGTCAACTATCTGCTCCAGGAGATAGAAGCCAACGGGCTGGTAGCCGAGCAGATTGTGGTAGAGTTTACCGAGCACGAGGTTATCTCCCGTCTGGACGAGTTCACCGGCGCGGTACGTGAGCTAAAAGCCGCAGGTATCGGCGTGGCGATCGATCACTTCGGTGGCGGGTTTGCCGGCTTATTGCTGCTGGCGCAGTTCCAGCCAGACAGAATTAAGATCAACCGGGACCTGATCCGCGACGTGCACAAGAGTGGTCCAAGGCAGGCGATTGTGCTCGCCATCATCAAATGTTGTACAGCTTTGGAAATATTGATCTCCGCGGTGGGCATTGAGCAGCCAGAAGAGTGGATGTGGCTCGAATCTGCCGGCGTTTCGCAGTTCCAGGGGCACCTGTTTGCCCACCCTGAACTGGCCGGCATCCCGCCAGTTTCGTGGCCTGAGCCGCGCGAGGAAGTCGTGCGCTAA
- the ycgZ gene encoding regulatory protein YcgZ, with product MRENGYTPNTANAIAQYFNKANQPSQQETLGQIVVEILREGKILNRKAICTRLLHRMEQASDREEESRYQTLVGLLFER from the coding sequence ATGCGCGAGAACGGGTACACACCGAACACAGCCAATGCCATTGCCCAGTACTTTAACAAAGCAAACCAGCCCTCCCAGCAGGAGACGCTGGGTCAAATTGTGGTTGAAATTCTACGGGAAGGAAAAATCCTTAACCGAAAGGCGATTTGTACCCGTCTTCTTCACCGCATGGAACAGGCGTCGGATCGGGAAGAGGAGAGCCGATATCAAACTCTGGTTGGCCTGCTGTTTGAACGTTAA
- a CDS encoding biofilm development regulator YmgB/AriR family protein yields MSQAMLQNNDFYDELPNAALSNYFRSAGGLLAEEWALLQTVTGAILDAKEPLTNKAIILRLIREIESTRDVVRADVIRKTLEIIVDHTQDDL; encoded by the coding sequence ATGAGCCAGGCTATGCTCCAGAATAATGATTTTTACGACGAACTGCCCAATGCTGCATTGTCCAACTACTTTCGCAGTGCTGGCGGTTTGCTGGCCGAAGAGTGGGCGCTGCTTCAGACTGTAACGGGTGCCATTCTGGATGCGAAGGAACCGCTGACTAACAAAGCGATTATTTTACGTTTGATCCGCGAAATTGAATCGACGCGCGACGTTGTCCGTGCCGATGTCATTCGTAAGACCCTGGAAATCATTGTCGATCACACCCAGGACGACCTCTGA
- the trhP gene encoding prephenate-dependent tRNA uridine(34) hydroxylase TrhP produces MFKPELLSPAGTLKNMRYAFAYGADAVYAGQPRYSLRVRNNEFNHENLQLGINEAHAQGKKFYVVVNIAPHNAKLKTFIRDLKPVVEMGPDALIMSDPGLIMLVREHFPEMDIHLSVQANAVNWATVKFWKQMGLTRVILSRELSLEEIEEIRTQVPDMELEIFVHGALCMAYSGRCLLSGYINKRDPNQGTCTNACRWEYNVQEGKQDEVGNIVHKHEPIPVQNIEPTLGIGAPTDSVFMIEEAQRPGEYMTAFEDEHGTYIMNSKDLRAIAHVERLTQMGVHSLKIEGRTKSYYYCARTAQVYRQAIDDAAAGKPFDSTLLQTLEGLAHRGYTEGFLRRHTHDDYQNYEYGHSVSERQQFVGEFTGERKGNLAAVAVKNKFLVGNSLELMTPQGNINFTLEHMVNGKGESVTVAPGDGHTVWLPVPEEIALDYALLMRNFNGENTQAPHVK; encoded by the coding sequence ATGTTTAAACCGGAACTCCTCTCCCCGGCGGGAACGCTGAAAAATATGCGTTACGCTTTCGCCTACGGCGCCGATGCCGTTTATGCGGGCCAGCCGCGCTACTCCCTGCGCGTGCGTAATAATGAATTTAACCATGAGAATCTGCAGCTCGGCATCAACGAAGCCCACGCGCAGGGTAAAAAATTCTACGTGGTGGTCAACATCGCGCCGCATAACGCCAAGCTGAAAACGTTTATCCGTGACCTGAAGCCGGTGGTGGAGATGGGGCCAGACGCGTTGATCATGTCGGACCCGGGTTTGATCATGCTGGTGCGGGAGCACTTCCCGGAGATGGACATTCATCTCTCGGTACAGGCCAACGCCGTAAACTGGGCGACGGTGAAATTCTGGAAGCAGATGGGGCTGACCCGCGTGATATTGTCCCGCGAGCTGTCGCTGGAAGAGATCGAAGAGATCCGCACCCAGGTGCCAGACATGGAGCTGGAGATATTCGTTCACGGCGCGTTGTGCATGGCCTACTCTGGCCGCTGCCTGCTCTCCGGGTATATCAACAAGCGTGACCCGAACCAGGGCACCTGCACCAACGCCTGCCGCTGGGAGTATAACGTTCAGGAAGGTAAGCAGGATGAGGTAGGCAATATCGTGCATAAGCACGAGCCTATTCCGGTGCAAAATATTGAACCGACGCTGGGTATCGGGGCTCCGACCGACAGCGTGTTTATGATTGAAGAGGCCCAGCGCCCGGGTGAATACATGACCGCGTTCGAAGACGAGCACGGCACCTATATTATGAACTCCAAAGATCTGCGTGCCATTGCCCACGTGGAGCGCCTCACCCAGATGGGTGTGCACTCCCTTAAAATCGAAGGCCGCACCAAGTCCTATTACTACTGCGCGCGTACCGCCCAGGTTTATCGCCAGGCGATTGACGATGCGGCTGCAGGTAAACCGTTCGACAGTACCCTGTTGCAAACGCTGGAAGGGCTGGCGCACCGCGGTTATACCGAAGGCTTCCTGCGACGCCATACCCATGACGATTACCAGAACTATGAATATGGCCACTCGGTTTCTGAACGCCAGCAGTTTGTCGGCGAGTTCACCGGCGAGCGCAAGGGCAACCTTGCGGCGGTGGCGGTTAAAAACAAGTTCCTCGTAGGCAACAGCCTGGAGTTGATGACCCCGCAGGGCAATATCAACTTTACCCTGGAGCATATGGTGAATGGCAAAGGCGAGTCGGTCACCGTCGCACCGGGAGATGGACATACCGTCTGGCTGCCGGTCCCGGAAGAGATTGCCCTGGATTATGCGTTACTGATGCGTAATTTTAACGGCGAAAATACCCAAGCGCCGCACGTTAAGTAA
- the yegS gene encoding lipid kinase YegS, giving the protein MATYPASLLILNGKSAGNDLLREAVTLLRDEGVQIHVRVTWEKGDAARYINEARTLGVETVIAGGGDGTINEVASALINLQGDHRPALGILPLGTANDFATSAGIPEALDKALQLAIAGKATAVDIARVNDKTCFINMATGGFGTRITSETPEKLKAALGGVSYLIHGLARLDTLKPDLCEIRGENFHWQGNALVIGIGNGRQAGGGQQLCPEALINDGLLGVRIITGDELLPALFTTLTKAEESPHLVDGESAWFEIQAPHGMTFNLDGEPLSGDHFHIALLPGALKCRLPPDCPLLR; this is encoded by the coding sequence ATGGCGACCTATCCGGCAAGTTTATTAATTCTCAATGGTAAAAGCGCGGGCAACGATCTTTTGCGCGAGGCGGTTACACTGTTACGCGACGAAGGCGTTCAAATCCACGTGCGCGTCACCTGGGAAAAAGGCGACGCGGCACGCTATATCAATGAAGCCCGCACGCTTGGCGTCGAGACGGTCATTGCGGGCGGTGGTGATGGCACCATTAACGAGGTGGCGTCCGCATTAATTAATCTGCAGGGCGATCACCGTCCCGCGCTGGGTATACTGCCCCTCGGCACAGCGAACGATTTTGCCACCAGCGCAGGCATCCCGGAGGCGCTCGATAAAGCCCTGCAGTTGGCTATCGCCGGAAAAGCCACGGCGGTAGATATTGCCCGGGTCAACGACAAAACCTGCTTTATCAATATGGCGACGGGGGGATTTGGCACCCGTATTACCAGCGAAACCCCGGAAAAACTGAAAGCGGCATTGGGTGGGGTCTCGTACCTGATCCATGGTCTGGCGCGATTAGATACCCTGAAACCCGATCTGTGCGAAATCCGCGGCGAGAACTTCCACTGGCAGGGTAACGCCCTGGTGATTGGCATCGGCAATGGCCGTCAGGCAGGCGGCGGTCAGCAGCTTTGCCCGGAGGCGCTGATCAATGACGGGCTGCTCGGGGTGCGTATCATCACTGGCGATGAGCTGCTGCCTGCCCTGTTCACTACTCTGACCAAAGCGGAAGAGAGCCCGCATCTTGTGGATGGCGAGTCGGCGTGGTTCGAAATTCAGGCGCCGCACGGCATGACCTTTAACCTGGATGGCGAGCCGTTGAGCGGGGACCACTTCCACATCGCCCTTTTGCCGGGGGCGCTCAAATGTCGGTTGCCGCCGGACTGTCCGCTTCTGCGCTGA
- a CDS encoding ABC transporter ATP-binding protein — translation MIEVKNLNLAFGEGEKRSQVLYDVNISVQPGEIYGLVGESGSGKTTVLKCLAGLFTHWEGALAINGQALERRISPQRCRLVQMVFQDPYGSLHPRHTIGDILEEPLQIHGINDRERRIHGLLDKVGLNRAFRDRYPHQLSGGQRQRVAIARALILEPQVLLLDEPTSALDVSVQAEILNLLAELQRESKLTYLMVTHDLGVIAHLCQKVAVMQYGKILETLTVDDLVAGQAKTDYTRMLVSASQQYSREMAREVAVY, via the coding sequence ATGATCGAGGTAAAAAACCTGAATCTGGCTTTTGGTGAAGGGGAAAAACGCAGCCAGGTTCTGTACGACGTCAATATCAGCGTGCAGCCAGGGGAGATTTATGGCCTGGTAGGGGAGTCGGGTTCCGGTAAAACCACGGTGTTAAAGTGCCTGGCAGGATTATTCACCCACTGGGAGGGGGCGCTGGCGATTAACGGCCAGGCGCTGGAGCGGCGCATCAGCCCGCAACGCTGCCGTCTGGTGCAGATGGTATTTCAGGACCCGTACGGTTCGCTGCACCCCCGGCACACCATCGGCGATATTCTGGAAGAGCCGCTGCAAATTCACGGCATCAACGACCGGGAGCGACGTATTCACGGCTTGCTGGACAAGGTTGGTCTCAATCGCGCTTTCCGCGACCGCTACCCGCATCAGCTCTCCGGCGGCCAGCGCCAGCGCGTGGCCATTGCCAGGGCACTGATCCTGGAGCCGCAGGTGCTGTTGCTGGATGAACCTACCTCAGCGCTGGACGTCTCGGTACAGGCAGAAATCTTAAACCTGTTGGCGGAACTGCAGCGCGAGTCGAAACTCACCTACCTGATGGTGACCCATGACCTGGGGGTGATCGCCCATCTCTGCCAGAAGGTGGCGGTGATGCAGTACGGCAAAATTCTGGAAACGCTGACGGTGGATGACCTGGTGGCGGGGCAGGCTAAAACCGATTACACCCGAATGCTGGTCAGCGCCAGCCAGCAGTACAGCCGCGAGATGGCGAGGGAGGTGGCGGTCTATTAG
- a CDS encoding ABC transporter ATP-binding protein: MTSSILAAPDAPLLDVRDLHVDFINGRAVTHAVRGVSFQLGREKLAIVGESGSGKSTVGRALLRLHPAKAQITATRMQFGDVDLRSVSEAQMRGIRGKRISMIMQDPKYSLNPVVCVGDQIAEAWLTHHPGRKAEAKAKVLEMLDVVRIRQPERVYQLYPHEISGGQGQRIMIAMMLITDPELVIADEPTSALDVSVRLQVLGLLDDLVQSRGLGLIFISHDINLVRSFCDRVLVMYAGRVVESIAAHDLHNAKHPYTQGLINALPEMNHRRPVLPVLQRQASWLTE, encoded by the coding sequence GTGACATCCTCGATCCTCGCAGCGCCTGATGCGCCGCTGCTCGACGTGCGCGATCTGCACGTCGATTTTATCAACGGACGCGCGGTCACCCACGCGGTGCGCGGCGTCTCCTTTCAGCTCGGGCGCGAGAAGCTGGCGATTGTCGGTGAGTCGGGCTCCGGGAAATCCACCGTCGGGCGGGCGCTGCTGCGCCTGCACCCGGCAAAGGCGCAGATCACTGCCACCCGAATGCAGTTTGGCGATGTCGATTTACGCAGCGTCAGCGAGGCGCAGATGCGCGGCATCCGCGGCAAGCGCATCTCGATGATCATGCAGGATCCGAAGTACTCCCTGAACCCGGTGGTCTGCGTTGGGGATCAGATTGCCGAGGCCTGGCTGACTCATCATCCTGGGCGTAAGGCCGAGGCGAAAGCCAAAGTGCTGGAGATGCTCGATGTAGTGCGCATTCGCCAGCCGGAGCGGGTCTATCAGCTCTATCCGCATGAGATCTCCGGCGGGCAGGGGCAGCGCATCATGATCGCCATGATGCTGATCACCGACCCGGAGCTGGTGATTGCCGATGAGCCGACGTCAGCGCTGGACGTCTCGGTGCGGCTACAGGTGCTGGGCCTGCTGGACGATTTAGTCCAGTCCCGCGGGCTGGGGCTGATCTTTATCAGTCACGATATCAACCTGGTGCGCAGCTTCTGTGACCGGGTGCTGGTGATGTACGCCGGGCGGGTGGTGGAGTCCATCGCCGCCCACGATCTGCACAACGCGAAGCACCCCTACACGCAGGGGTTGATCAATGCCCTGCCTGAGATGAATCACCGCCGTCCGGTGCTGCCGGTGTTGCAGCGCCAGGCCAGCTGGCTGACCGAATAA